The following are from one region of the Patescibacteria group bacterium genome:
- a CDS encoding cupredoxin domain-containing protein, whose amino-acid sequence MNNKKSFINKYFVIAVILIAVGSVYYFKFYRTDDSVIDNGDGEADKSGLIEENNNALIDENNVPAQKVIPKASSEPTSQAEPNQTILLKNNFISIKNNAFSPSVIVIKRGTEITWTNEDNFAHQIASDSSIVKNPLPELESKILAKGQSYIFMFTRPGTFDYYCRIHPFMKGTIIVTD is encoded by the coding sequence ATGAATAATAAAAAAAGTTTTATAAATAAATATTTTGTGATAGCAGTTATATTGATAGCGGTAGGAAGCGTGTATTATTTTAAATTTTATAGAACAGATGATTCGGTTATTGATAATGGCGATGGTGAAGCTGATAAAAGCGGCTTAATAGAAGAAAACAACAATGCTTTGATTGACGAGAATAATGTCCCCGCTCAAAAAGTAATACCGAAAGCTTCAAGCGAACCCACTTCTCAGGCCGAGCCAAATCAGACAATTCTTCTCAAAAATAATTTTATATCAATAAAAAATAATGCTTTCAGTCCGTCGGTAATTGTTATAAAAAGAGGAACCGAGATAACTTGGACAAATGAAGATAACTTTGCGCATCAGATAGCCTCTGATTCCAGTATTGTGAAAAATCCATTGCCCGAACTTGAATCTAAGATTTTGGCAAAAGGTCAGAGTTATATATTTATGTTTACAAGACCCGGCACATTTGATTACTATTGCAGGATACATCCTTTTATGAAGGGAACAATCATTGTTACGGATTAA
- the pyk gene encoding pyruvate kinase — protein sequence MLTNAKKTKIVATIGPVSENEETLLKMAKAGLNVARLNFSHGNYAEHLAKIKMVRKVSKALDKPMAILADLAGPKIRIGDFKDGKIFLKKGAKFTLTVDDIMGDESIVSINCKDITLKIKKGDFVMLEDGSKKLEVDKVSGNNVFSTVIVGGELKSKKGVNLPGVSVGISALTAKDKKDLEFALKHDVDFVALSFVKKGEDVKVLKKIIEKSGSSAGVIAKIETKEAVSKLDEIIDEAYGVMVARGDLGIEVPLEEVPLIQKMIIKKCNEKGKPVITATQVLESMIKNPRPTRAEVSDIANAVLDGTDAIMLSEETALGAYPVEAIETMASVCRHTEKSFPYEQVLKSISDGINLSVVDSISASVCRTAYRLDAKLIVVFTSSGSSARMISRWRPKQPVLALTHDEKVRNMMALSFGTFSKKIKNIKDHDAMIDVAKEEAAKTGLVKKGDKIVISAGIPFGSSGTTNLILVQVV from the coding sequence ATGCTAACGAACGCGAAGAAAACTAAGATAGTGGCGACCATCGGTCCGGTGAGCGAGAATGAAGAGACGCTCCTTAAGATGGCAAAAGCCGGGCTCAATGTCGCGCGCCTCAACTTCTCTCATGGTAACTACGCTGAGCACCTTGCCAAGATCAAGATGGTGCGCAAAGTCTCTAAGGCACTTGATAAGCCTATGGCTATCTTGGCAGACCTTGCCGGACCGAAGATAAGGATAGGCGACTTCAAAGACGGTAAAATATTCCTAAAGAAGGGCGCCAAGTTCACTCTTACCGTGGACGACATAATGGGGGACGAGAGTATCGTCTCTATCAATTGCAAAGACATAACCCTAAAGATAAAGAAGGGCGATTTTGTAATGTTGGAAGACGGCTCAAAGAAGCTTGAGGTGGATAAGGTCTCGGGAAATAATGTCTTCTCTACCGTCATTGTGGGAGGGGAGCTGAAGTCGAAGAAGGGGGTGAACCTCCCCGGTGTCTCCGTAGGTATTTCGGCTCTCACTGCTAAAGATAAGAAAGACTTGGAGTTTGCCTTAAAGCATGATGTTGATTTCGTGGCGCTCTCTTTCGTGAAGAAGGGGGAAGATGTGAAAGTGCTTAAGAAGATTATAGAGAAGAGTGGTTCTTCGGCGGGAGTTATCGCTAAGATAGAGACAAAGGAAGCCGTCTCAAAATTAGACGAGATAATAGACGAGGCTTACGGAGTAATGGTGGCGCGTGGTGACCTCGGCATAGAAGTGCCTTTAGAGGAGGTGCCCCTCATCCAAAAAATGATAATAAAAAAATGCAACGAGAAGGGGAAGCCCGTCATCACCGCGACTCAGGTCTTGGAGTCGATGATAAAGAACCCTCGGCCGACAAGGGCCGAAGTGAGCGACATAGCTAATGCAGTGCTTGACGGCACAGACGCTATAATGCTCTCTGAGGAGACGGCTCTCGGCGCTTACCCAGTGGAGGCTATTGAGACGATGGCCTCAGTCTGCCGGCACACGGAGAAGTCTTTCCCTTATGAGCAGGTTTTGAAGTCTATAAGCGACGGGATCAACCTCTCGGTGGTAGATTCTATAAGCGCATCAGTCTGTCGGACGGCTTATCGCTTGGACGCTAAACTTATCGTCGTTTTTACCAGCTCCGGTTCTTCAGCCAGAATGATCTCAAGGTGGCGGCCAAAGCAACCGGTCCTCGCCCTTACTCATGACGAAAAGGTGCGCAACATGATGGCCTTAAGCTTCGGCACATTTTCAAAAAAGATAAAAAATATAAAAGACCATGACGCCATGATAGATGTCGCTAAAGAAGAGGCGGCAAAGACCGGTCTCGTGAAGAAGGGAGATAAAATAGTGATCTCAGCCGGTATTCCCTTCGGCTCCTCGGGGACGACTAATCTTATCTTGGTGCAGGTCGTATAG
- a CDS encoding VTT domain-containing protein has protein sequence MIVKDKETLKNIIAIIIIIALFIIVSYLTQSYSEIIREMVILDGILGMLLYVFITVVAVVFAPVSTLPFLAIASVLWGGFISAVLSIIGWTIGSAIAFNLARKYGRPLVSKFINIKKIERFENIVPSKHVFWTIVFLRLALPVDLLSYALGLLTKIPFSVFMYATVIGLTPFAFLFAYAVELPTSYQIIAGTLSFVVIIFILKQVYKNLPPKE, from the coding sequence ATGATAGTGAAAGATAAGGAAACATTAAAAAATATTATCGCAATAATAATTATTATTGCGCTCTTTATAATCGTTTCTTATCTTACTCAAAGCTATTCGGAAATAATCAGAGAAATGGTAATATTAGACGGCATACTTGGCATGCTTCTATATGTCTTCATCACCGTAGTCGCCGTAGTCTTCGCGCCAGTAAGCACTCTTCCATTTCTGGCTATCGCCTCAGTCTTATGGGGAGGATTTATATCTGCCGTACTTAGCATTATCGGGTGGACTATCGGTTCAGCTATAGCCTTTAATCTCGCAAGGAAATATGGACGCCCGCTCGTCTCTAAATTTATAAACATTAAAAAAATAGAACGTTTTGAAAATATCGTTCCGTCCAAGCATGTCTTCTGGACAATTGTATTTCTAAGACTCGCTTTACCTGTGGATCTTTTAAGCTACGCATTAGGACTTCTCACCAAAATACCTTTTAGTGTATTTATGTATGCCACGGTGATAGGCCTCACCCCATTCGCTTTCTTATTTGCTTACGCCGTTGAACTCCCAACTTCTTATCAAATAATAGCCGGCACACTAAGTTTCGTCGTGATAATATTCATCCTCAAGCAAGTTTACAAGAATCTCCCGCCTAAGGAATAA
- a CDS encoding rod shape-determining protein, with the protein MLKKFNNFFSNNIGIDLGTANTLVYVSGEGIIINEPSVVAVNQKTGQVVAIGSEAKKMVGRTPAHINAVRPLVDGVISDFEVAEEMIAYFIKRAQQNRKNILSRPRVVIGVPSGVTNVEARAVRDAARNAGARDVYIVEEPMAAAIGMRLPIGEPVGNMVIDIGGGTSDVAIISLGGIVLSKSLKMAGDRLNQDIIHYARDEFKILLGEQTAEDVKIAIGSVLEADDDIESAVRGRDLITGLPREVILTASDVRQAIAKTTKSLVDSVKEVIEETPPELVSDIMHRGIMLVGGGSYLKGLAEHLSSEVKIPVYVADEPLTAVVRGTGIILDNLDDFQDVLIQNEDDLPPQ; encoded by the coding sequence ATGTTAAAAAAGTTCAATAATTTTTTCTCTAATAATATAGGGATAGACCTAGGCACGGCTAACACTCTTGTGTATGTAAGCGGAGAAGGGATTATTATCAATGAACCGTCTGTTGTCGCCGTGAATCAAAAGACGGGCCAAGTGGTGGCAATAGGCTCAGAAGCTAAAAAAATGGTCGGCAGAACACCCGCTCATATAAATGCCGTAAGGCCGCTTGTGGACGGAGTTATCTCAGATTTTGAAGTTGCCGAGGAGATGATAGCTTATTTTATAAAAAGAGCTCAACAGAATAGAAAAAATATATTGTCTCGCCCGAGGGTTGTTATCGGTGTCCCTTCCGGCGTGACTAATGTTGAGGCAAGAGCGGTCCGCGACGCCGCTCGTAATGCGGGAGCCAGAGACGTGTATATAGTAGAAGAGCCGATGGCGGCGGCTATCGGTATGCGTCTACCCATAGGAGAGCCTGTCGGGAATATGGTTATTGATATTGGCGGCGGAACTTCTGATGTGGCCATTATATCGCTCGGCGGAATAGTTCTTTCAAAAAGCCTTAAGATGGCCGGCGATCGTTTGAATCAAGATATTATTCATTATGCGCGAGATGAGTTTAAGATTCTTTTGGGAGAGCAAACAGCTGAAGATGTGAAGATAGCTATCGGTTCCGTTCTTGAGGCGGATGACGATATTGAATCTGCAGTGAGAGGGAGGGACCTTATAACGGGTTTGCCGAGGGAAGTTATTTTGACCGCTTCTGATGTAAGACAAGCGATAGCCAAGACTACCAAGTCGTTAGTGGACTCTGTGAAAGAGGTGATAGAAGAGACTCCTCCTGAATTAGTGTCTGATATCATGCATAGAGGGATAATGCTTGTGGGCGGAGGGTCGTATCTTAAGGGGCTTGCCGAGCATTTATCTTCTGAAGTTAAAATTCCTGTTTACGTAGCCGATGAACCTTTGACAGCCGTAGTGAGAGGTACGGGTATTATTCTTGATAATCTTGATGACTTTCAAGATGTTTTAATCCAGAATGAAGATGATCTCCCGCCACAATAA
- a CDS encoding CRISPR-associated protein Csx3 encodes MMIVRRRRGSCRINHNYYSSVLNVVVGRFEEKKVDNIIRDVVTCLGEMILDGIIRGGKILRVKIDYRPATVGIPVAIAIGRATADLYRAVAVFDPELAKYVVTATTYEGHYKLGELID; translated from the coding sequence GTGATGATTGTTAGAAGAAGGAGAGGAAGTTGCCGTATCAATCATAACTATTACAGTAGCGTCCTCAATGTTGTGGTTGGACGTTTTGAGGAAAAGAAAGTGGACAACATCATCCGTGACGTAGTCACGTGCCTGGGCGAGATGATTCTGGACGGGATAATCAGAGGAGGGAAGATTTTAAGAGTCAAAATAGATTATCGCCCTGCCACTGTAGGAATCCCTGTGGCGATTGCCATCGGTCGTGCGACGGCCGACCTCTACAGGGCTGTCGCGGTTTTTGACCCAGAACTTGCCAAGTACGTCGTGACGGCCACGACGTACGAGGGACACTACAAGTTGGGTGAACTGATTGATTAG
- a CDS encoding His/Gly/Thr/Pro-type tRNA ligase C-terminal domain-containing protein, translating into MLQSKLFTKTIKDAPKDEVSKNASLLIKAGFIDKTMAGVYTYLPLGLRVLRRIENIIRDEMNKSGGVELLMPSMQPKENWEKTGRWETMDDLYKLSDSGDRETALGPTHEEIVVPLVKKFVSSYKDLPVYVYQIQNKFRMELRAKSGILRGREFMMKDLYSFHKDEDDLKRYYEIMKQAYKNIFKRAGIGDETYLTFASGGSFSKYSHEFQTITSAGEDTIYVCNSCKVAINDEIINEQKVCPECGNSNFKTEKAIEVGNIFELKTRFTDAFDLTYKNEDGVNTPVLMGCYGIGLGRLMGTIVEIHNDEKGIIWPENVAPFDVHLILLSESIRDISDEIYESLQKAGVEVLYDERRDKSAGEKFADSDLIGIPCRIVVSEKSMEKGGVELKKRNMEEASIIKKEDILNYVKKVQ; encoded by the coding sequence ATGCTACAGTCTAAACTCTTTACGAAAACAATTAAAGACGCCCCAAAGGATGAGGTGTCAAAGAACGCCTCTCTTCTTATAAAAGCCGGTTTTATAGATAAGACTATGGCGGGTGTCTATACGTATCTCCCTTTAGGCTTGCGTGTCTTAAGAAGAATAGAAAATATAATAAGAGACGAGATGAATAAATCAGGCGGGGTAGAGCTTCTGATGCCTTCAATGCAGCCGAAAGAGAATTGGGAAAAGACAGGCAGATGGGAGACAATGGACGATCTTTATAAACTCTCTGACTCGGGCGACAGGGAGACCGCGCTTGGTCCTACTCATGAAGAGATAGTTGTTCCGCTTGTTAAAAAATTTGTTTCGTCTTACAAGGATTTGCCTGTTTATGTTTACCAAATTCAAAACAAATTCAGAATGGAGCTTCGCGCAAAGTCCGGTATTTTGCGTGGAAGGGAATTTATGATGAAAGACCTTTACTCTTTCCATAAAGACGAAGACGACCTTAAAAGATATTATGAGATAATGAAGCAAGCTTATAAGAATATTTTCAAAAGAGCCGGTATAGGAGATGAGACTTATCTTACTTTTGCTTCCGGGGGGAGTTTCTCAAAGTATTCTCATGAGTTTCAGACTATAACTTCCGCTGGTGAAGATACCATATATGTCTGCAATAGTTGCAAGGTTGCCATAAATGATGAGATTATAAATGAGCAGAAAGTTTGCCCTGAGTGCGGTAATTCTAATTTCAAAACAGAGAAAGCCATTGAAGTGGGGAATATTTTTGAACTAAAGACAAGGTTTACCGATGCTTTTGATCTAACATATAAGAATGAAGACGGAGTAAATACTCCGGTTCTTATGGGTTGTTACGGGATAGGGCTAGGAAGACTTATGGGGACGATTGTTGAAATACACAATGATGAAAAGGGGATTATCTGGCCTGAGAACGTGGCGCCATTTGATGTTCATTTGATTCTTCTTAGTGAATCTATTAGAGATATTTCAGATGAAATATATGAAAGTTTGCAAAAAGCCGGCGTAGAAGTATTATATGATGAGCGAAGAGATAAAAGCGCCGGAGAAAAATTTGCCGATAGCGACCTTATCGGCATACCATGCAGGATTGTCGTAAGCGAGAAGAGTATGGAAAAAGGCGGCGTGGAGTTAAAGAAGCGTAATATGGAAGAGGCTAGTATTATAAAAAAAGAAGATATTTTAAATTATGTTAAAAAAGTTCAATAA
- the greA gene encoding transcription elongation factor GreA: protein MTTYLTLEGLEKMKKELEHLKTVKRKEIAEELETAISFGDLKENASYQSAKDAQGLMEERIMEIEDAIRNSVVAKKNKSDKIQIGSKVKAKIDNSEKTFHIVSPSESDPLEGKISYQSPIGRALMEKLLGEKIKIETPGGIKDCEILSIE, encoded by the coding sequence ATGACAACGTACTTAACACTTGAAGGTTTGGAAAAGATGAAAAAAGAGCTTGAACACCTAAAAACTGTTAAAAGAAAAGAGATAGCCGAAGAACTTGAAACAGCCATATCTTTCGGCGACTTAAAAGAAAACGCTTCCTATCAATCAGCCAAAGACGCCCAGGGTCTTATGGAAGAGAGAATAATGGAAATTGAAGACGCAATAAGAAATTCAGTAGTCGCCAAAAAAAATAAAAGCGATAAAATTCAAATAGGCTCCAAGGTCAAAGCAAAAATTGATAATTCGGAGAAGACCTTCCATATAGTGAGTCCGAGCGAATCTGACCCGCTTGAAGGAAAGATTTCCTACCAATCGCCGATAGGCAGAGCTCTAATGGAGAAACTCCTTGGAGAAAAAATTAAAATTGAAACACCAGGCGGAATAAAAGACTGTGAAATACTAAGTATTGAGTAG
- a CDS encoding D-alanine--D-alanine ligase — MGRIKVGIFRGGPSGEYEVSLKTGGSIISALLQYFPLKYQIKDILITKDGTWHINGLPASPQEVFKNIDVAFNALHGSYGEDGKIQQIFDSFRTPYTGSGVAASLFAMDKAMSKKLFSDVGIMVPRGIVISNEVTPKEAALSVLKVLGPSWVVKPASSGSSLGVSVANGFNDLVSSISLAFEYSSKILVEEYIVGKEATCGIVEGFRGREHYSLPVVEIVPPNNRLFFDYNSKYSGKSAEICPAGFKNDIKKKIEGLASLAHKTLNCRHYSRSDFIVSKNGIYLLETNTLPGLTAESLLPKSLEAVGLSLPNFADHIITIALKR; from the coding sequence ATGGGTAGGATAAAGGTAGGAATTTTTAGAGGAGGACCATCTGGTGAATATGAAGTATCTTTAAAGACAGGCGGAAGTATTATTTCCGCTCTTTTGCAGTATTTTCCTTTAAAATATCAGATAAAGGATATTCTTATTACAAAGGATGGAACATGGCATATAAACGGCTTACCCGCTTCTCCTCAAGAAGTTTTTAAAAATATTGATGTTGCGTTTAATGCTCTTCACGGCAGTTATGGGGAGGATGGAAAGATTCAGCAAATCTTTGACAGCTTCAGAACTCCGTATACCGGCTCCGGAGTTGCCGCTTCTCTTTTTGCCATGGATAAGGCTATGAGTAAAAAACTTTTTTCCGATGTCGGCATAATGGTTCCAAGGGGTATTGTTATTTCAAATGAAGTGACTCCAAAAGAGGCAGCCCTTTCCGTATTGAAAGTTCTCGGTCCTTCGTGGGTTGTGAAGCCGGCATCATCAGGTTCGTCTCTGGGCGTATCTGTTGCAAACGGCTTTAATGACCTTGTTTCTTCAATATCTCTTGCTTTTGAATATAGTTCTAAGATATTGGTTGAAGAATATATAGTTGGCAAAGAAGCGACTTGCGGTATTGTTGAGGGTTTCAGGGGGAGAGAGCATTATTCTTTGCCGGTTGTTGAAATTGTGCCGCCTAATAACAGATTATTCTTTGACTATAACTCAAAATACAGCGGAAAATCTGCGGAAATTTGCCCAGCTGGTTTTAAGAATGATATTAAAAAAAAGATTGAAGGTCTTGCCAGTTTAGCTCATAAAACTCTAAATTGCAGACATTATTCAAGGTCTGATTTTATAGTATCAAAAAATGGAATTTATTTATTGGAGACCAATACATTGCCCGGTTTGACTGCTGAGTCGCTTCTGCCAAAATCGTTAGAGGCTGTAGGGCTGTCGCTTCCTAATTTTGCGGATCATATTATAACTATCGCGCTTAAGCGATAG
- the frr gene encoding ribosome recycling factor — translation MAYDFSNIKKRKTEIEEWLGREFSGLRTGRATPAILDSIFVESYGSRQPIKHIAAITVEDAKTIVIKPWDQSLMQAIESAISSSNLGINPSTSNVGIRISFPELTSERRETLNKIIKAKLEEARISLKKERDEVWNKIQKDEKDGNISEDDKFRLKDELQKIIDEGNKVLEEMSLKKEVEIKG, via the coding sequence ATGGCTTACGATTTTTCAAACATTAAGAAGAGGAAGACGGAGATAGAAGAGTGGTTAGGGAGAGAGTTCTCTGGCCTGCGGACCGGGCGCGCCACACCGGCTATCTTGGATAGTATCTTTGTGGAGTCTTATGGTAGTAGACAGCCGATAAAACATATTGCGGCTATTACTGTGGAAGATGCTAAAACTATTGTGATTAAGCCATGGGATCAGAGTTTGATGCAGGCTATAGAGAGCGCTATCTCTTCTTCAAATTTAGGGATAAACCCATCAACTTCAAATGTGGGTATAAGAATCTCTTTTCCTGAGTTAACTTCAGAGAGAAGGGAGACATTAAATAAGATTATCAAGGCCAAGCTTGAAGAGGCCAGAATTTCACTTAAAAAAGAAAGAGATGAGGTTTGGAATAAGATACAGAAAGATGAAAAAGACGGCAATATTTCAGAGGATGATAAGTTCAGATTAAAAGACGAGCTTCAGAAAATTATTGATGAAGGGAACAAGGTATTGGAAGAGATGTCTTTAAAAAAGGAGGTAGAAATAAAAGGATGA
- a CDS encoding site-2 protease family protein, giving the protein MSILLFFIVLGVLIFVHEFGHFIVAKKSGIRVDEFGIGFPPRLFKFKKGETVYSINLIPFGGFVKIFGEDNESGPRSFVSKPIYIKVAVIAAGVIFNVILAWFLITAGFVAGFPTSVAGAPEGADIRDAKVLILNVKKDSPSERAGLKAGDAIVSLSLKDGESLVSPLSTETIQSFIVSSEGKELELSYKRGKEVISVFIQPEKGIFGESPAIGIAMDEIGVVKMPFYKAMYAGLRMTINLTVGTAVGMTSFFKDAFTAKASLSQISGPVGIIGLVGEASEFGFIYLLSFTAFLSINLAILNIIPFPALDGGRIFLLLIEAIKRSPINAKVTGILNGVGFAILIILMIVITFNDIIKLL; this is encoded by the coding sequence ATGAGTATTTTATTATTTTTTATAGTATTGGGTGTTTTGATATTTGTCCATGAATTCGGGCATTTTATCGTTGCCAAGAAGTCTGGTATAAGGGTAGACGAATTCGGTATAGGTTTTCCTCCGCGTCTATTTAAATTCAAGAAAGGAGAGACAGTTTATTCTATAAATCTTATTCCGTTCGGCGGTTTTGTAAAAATTTTTGGAGAAGATAATGAGAGCGGTCCAAGGAGTTTTGTGAGCAAGCCTATTTATATAAAGGTGGCAGTGATTGCTGCCGGGGTGATTTTTAATGTTATCTTGGCGTGGTTTCTTATAACAGCAGGTTTTGTTGCCGGTTTTCCTACTAGTGTTGCCGGTGCTCCAGAGGGCGCGGATATAAGGGATGCCAAAGTGCTTATATTGAATGTTAAAAAGGATTCTCCGTCTGAGAGAGCCGGTCTTAAAGCCGGAGATGCGATTGTAAGTTTGTCTTTAAAAGACGGTGAATCGCTTGTGTCTCCATTATCAACAGAGACCATCCAAAGTTTTATAGTTTCAAGTGAAGGCAAAGAGCTGGAACTTTCTTATAAAAGAGGAAAGGAAGTAATTTCTGTTTTTATACAGCCTGAGAAAGGTATCTTTGGGGAAAGTCCGGCTATAGGTATAGCAATGGATGAGATAGGCGTTGTGAAAATGCCTTTTTATAAAGCAATGTATGCCGGATTAAGAATGACAATAAATCTTACCGTAGGGACGGCTGTCGGTATGACAAGTTTCTTTAAAGATGCTTTTACGGCAAAGGCGAGTCTTTCTCAGATAAGCGGACCCGTTGGAATTATAGGCTTAGTTGGCGAGGCCTCTGAATTTGGTTTTATATATCTGTTAAGTTTCACCGCTTTTCTTTCTATCAACCTGGCTATTTTAAATATTATTCCATTTCCTGCGCTTGATGGAGGGAGAATATTTCTCCTCTTAATAGAGGCGATAAAAAGATCTCCTATAAATGCGAAAGTCACCGGGATTTTAAACGGAGTTGGGTTCGCTATCCTTATAATATTGATGATTGTTATCACATTTAATGATATTATTAAATTACTGTAG
- a CDS encoding four helix bundle protein: MMQSSNKYDLEERTSKFGEEIIGFCKNVKQDIVTKPVISQLIRSSTSVGANYMEANNASSRKDFRNKIFICKKESQETKYWLRMIEKCISENKEEIKKLWQESHELTLIFQKITSSLG, translated from the coding sequence ATGATGCAATCTTCAAATAAATATGATTTGGAAGAGAGAACTTCAAAATTTGGTGAGGAAATTATTGGATTTTGTAAGAATGTAAAACAGGATATAGTTACGAAGCCGGTTATTAGTCAACTTATTCGTTCCAGTACAAGCGTGGGCGCAAATTACATGGAAGCTAATAATGCCAGTTCTAGGAAAGATTTTAGAAATAAAATTTTTATTTGCAAGAAAGAGTCACAGGAGACTAAATATTGGCTAAGAATGATTGAAAAGTGCATATCAGAAAATAAAGAGGAGATAAAAAAATTATGGCAAGAATCACACGAGTTAACGTTAATTTTTCAAAAGATTACTTCATCTTTAGGATAA
- the ychF gene encoding redox-regulated ATPase YchF, with the protein MSLSVGIVGLPNVGKSTLFNALTQKGVDASNYPFCTIDPSVGVVEVPDERLSRLSRLLDSKKIIPAAMEFVDIAGLVKGAAEGEGLGNKFLSHIREVDAIAQVVRVFKNDNIIHVHNKIDPLNDIEIIETELVLADLDTVTKRADKLKKEVKMQDKEAVKKMSAIEKVKAALESGKPARESGFDEGEAELVKDLHLLTMKPVLYIYNSSGSSLIPEELKAKRHIVLDIKLEEELSSMTEEEMRELEVESDIDKLITEAYELLGLMNYFTVGPEETRAWTIKKGSTAPEAGAAIHTDFKEKFIRADVINWQDLLAAGSYAVAREKGLLRTEGKEYIVKDGDVIEFRI; encoded by the coding sequence ATGTCATTATCTGTAGGAATTGTCGGTTTGCCAAACGTGGGGAAGTCCACGCTCTTTAATGCTTTAACTCAGAAAGGGGTTGATGCCTCTAATTACCCTTTCTGCACTATCGACCCTTCGGTAGGTGTGGTGGAGGTGCCGGACGAACGGCTCAGCCGGTTGAGCCGTTTACTGGACTCGAAGAAGATTATCCCTGCGGCGATGGAGTTCGTAGATATTGCCGGACTAGTGAAGGGTGCGGCCGAGGGCGAAGGCCTGGGGAACAAGTTCCTCTCCCATATAAGAGAGGTAGACGCTATCGCTCAGGTGGTGCGTGTCTTCAAGAATGATAATATTATCCATGTCCACAACAAGATAGACCCCTTGAACGACATTGAGATTATCGAGACGGAGCTTGTGCTTGCTGATCTTGATACTGTGACCAAGAGGGCTGACAAGCTTAAGAAGGAAGTGAAAATGCAAGACAAAGAGGCGGTGAAGAAGATGAGTGCCATAGAGAAAGTGAAAGCGGCCTTGGAGAGTGGTAAGCCTGCTCGGGAGAGTGGCTTCGATGAAGGGGAAGCGGAGCTAGTGAAAGATCTTCACCTCCTTACCATGAAGCCGGTCTTGTATATTTATAATTCCTCAGGCTCTTCTCTGATACCTGAGGAATTGAAAGCCAAGAGGCACATCGTCTTGGATATTAAACTTGAAGAAGAATTGAGCAGTATGACAGAAGAGGAGATGAGGGAACTTGAAGTGGAAAGTGATATAGATAAACTTATTACAGAGGCATACGAGCTTTTAGGGCTTATGAATTATTTTACTGTCGGGCCGGAGGAGACTCGCGCGTGGACTATAAAGAAAGGCTCTACAGCTCCGGAAGCGGGAGCCGCTATCCATACTGATTTTAAAGAGAAGTTTATACGAGCCGATGTTATAAATTGGCAAGATTTGTTGGCTGCAGGCTCATACGCAGTCGCGCGTGAGAAAGGGCTTTTAAGGACGGAAGGGAAGGAGTATATAGTAAAAGACGGCGATGTGATTGAGTTTAGGATATAA